One genomic window of Streptomyces sp. NBC_00237 includes the following:
- a CDS encoding TetR/AcrR family transcriptional regulator, with translation MSPRSASVNEELRRRSRERILQATVELVGERGYEATTLGAIADRAGSARGLVSYYFPGKRQLLQSAVHRLMHRTIRAAIDREPATDDGREVLARAVDAVLGLALDHPVLMRTHMAGILQAEGFVRCPEQQQLAGVLRGAMLRYGTTDPDTEYPLLRALLMGTVFALLLPGAPMPLVRLRAELFQRYGLDWELGVPPDGDPPGGTATGATNG, from the coding sequence ATGTCCCCGCGCAGCGCATCGGTCAACGAGGAATTGCGCAGACGCTCCCGTGAGCGGATTCTCCAGGCGACCGTGGAGCTGGTCGGGGAGCGCGGCTACGAGGCGACGACGCTGGGCGCCATCGCGGACCGGGCCGGTTCCGCACGGGGGCTGGTGTCTTACTACTTCCCCGGCAAGCGGCAGTTGCTCCAGTCCGCGGTGCACCGGCTGATGCACCGTACGATCCGCGCGGCGATCGACCGCGAGCCCGCGACGGACGACGGGCGGGAGGTCCTGGCGCGCGCGGTGGACGCCGTACTGGGGCTGGCGCTCGACCATCCGGTGCTGATGCGCACGCACATGGCGGGCATCCTCCAGGCGGAGGGCTTCGTGCGGTGCCCCGAGCAGCAGCAGTTGGCCGGGGTGCTGAGGGGCGCGATGCTGCGCTACGGCACGACCGATCCGGACACGGAGTACCCGCTGCTGCGCGCCCTGTTGATGGGCACGGTGTTCGCGCTGCTGCTGCCCGGCGCGCCGATGCCGCTGGTCCGGCTGCGCGCGGAGCTGTTCCAGCGGTACGGGCTGGACTGGGAGCTCGGCGTGCCGCCGGACGGGGATCCGCCCGG
- a CDS encoding HAD family hydrolase yields the protein MKAVLFDFSGTLLRIESTRSWVDAVLGGPSSPHTVEELRHYADLLERAGALPGGADPLSVPPAVAGLWATRDESAELHRSAYTGLSRQVALPDDALHDALYARHMLPEAWQPYPDTAEVLGALRARGIPVAVVSNIGWDLRPVFRAHDLDRFVDAYVLSYEYGVQKPDPRLFRTACAALGQEPAHTLMVGDSRHADGGAAALGCAVHFVDHLPAAERPDGLRPVLDLLDPCGTRP from the coding sequence ATCAAAGCCGTGCTCTTCGACTTCTCCGGCACCCTGTTGCGCATCGAATCGACCCGTTCCTGGGTGGACGCCGTGCTCGGCGGGCCCTCGTCGCCGCACACCGTCGAGGAGTTGAGGCACTACGCCGACCTGCTGGAGCGGGCGGGTGCGCTGCCCGGCGGCGCCGACCCCCTGTCGGTTCCGCCCGCGGTCGCCGGTCTGTGGGCGACGCGCGACGAGAGCGCGGAGCTGCACCGCTCGGCGTACACGGGTCTGTCACGGCAGGTCGCGCTGCCCGACGACGCCCTCCACGACGCGCTGTACGCACGCCACATGCTGCCGGAGGCGTGGCAGCCGTACCCGGACACGGCGGAGGTGCTGGGCGCGCTGCGGGCGCGGGGGATTCCGGTGGCTGTGGTGAGCAACATCGGCTGGGACCTGCGTCCGGTGTTCCGGGCGCACGACCTGGACCGGTTCGTCGACGCGTACGTGCTGTCGTACGAGTACGGAGTCCAGAAGCCCGACCCCCGGCTCTTCCGCACGGCGTGCGCGGCACTGGGGCAGGAACCGGCGCACACGCTGATGGTGGGCGACAGTCGGCACGCGGACGGCGGGGCCGCCGCGCTGGGCTGCGCGGTCCATTTCGTGGACCATCTCCCGGCGGCGGAGCGGCCGGACGGCCTGCGGCCCGTACTGGACCTGCTGGATCCGTGCGGCACCCGCCCGTGA